The DNA region TTCGGCCACGGGCTAGTTGCAACAGTTGGGACTAAGGTAGGTCAGGCTGTGCCTGACGCAGAGCGGAGCGTTGCGTCTACCGCAACGCACGGCAGGCACGGCCCGCCCTACTCGCTGGCGGCTCTTATGGTTTCTTGCATGGCGACGAGCGAGTCGGCCAGCGGTTCTTGGAAGGTGTAGGCCATCGCCCCGACCGAGACCATCATCATCCCGAGCGTCAGCAGCGAGTTGACGCTGAATCCGACCACTACCGCGTTGATCTGCGGCAGCGTCCGGCTCACCAGGCCCAGCAGCACCGTGGCCAGGAACAACGCCACCAGCATCGGCGCCGCGGCGCGGACCCCCAGGTTGAAGCTCTGGCCGAGTAGTGTAATGAGCGCGTCGGCGTAGTCGTCGCCCCACGACACCCGGCCCGGGGGCGCCCAGCGGAACGTGTCGAGCAGCGCCTGGATCATCAGCCGATGGCCGCCGATGGCCACGAACACGGCCAGCGTGACAAAGTAGAAGAGCTGGCTAAACAGCGAGGCCTCTTCGTTGGACGCCGGATTCACGACGTCTCCGAAGCTCATGCCGCTGAGCTGGCTGACAAGCTGGCCTGCGACCTGCGCGCCGGAGAGCAGGATGGTGACCCCCAGCCCCAGCAGCGCGCCGGCGAGCAACTCGCCGGTGAGCATCCGCAGGAACTCGGCCGGCGGCGCCACGGCGTCCGACGCCCCTCCGGCCGCCAGCGGAGAAACCACCAGCGTCAGCGCCACGGCCAGCATCGCCCGGACACGCATCGGCATCATCTGGCCGCTGAGCAGCGGCGCCGTGGCGACGAGCGCCCCGACGCGGCCGAGCACCAGCACGAACAACGCCCCTTGTGCGATCAGCCAGCCTTCTAGTCCGTCCATGCCATGCCCCCCGCGCCTAGAGCGTCCCGGGGATGTTGGTAAAGAGCTGCTGCGAGTACTCCACCAGCCTCCCCAGCACCCAGGGGAGGGTGAAGATCAGCGCCAGGATCATCGCCATCAGCTTCGGCACAAACGCGACCGTCTGCTCCTGGATCTGCGTGAGCGCCTGGATCAGGCCGATCGCCAGGCCGACCACCATGCCGGCAATCAGCACCGGCGCAGCAACCATTGCGGCCACCAGCAGTGCGTCGCGCGTCAGGTCGATAGCGGTTTGCGGGTCCATCTTTTCTCTGAAGCGAAGGCTAACCACGAAGGACGGACGGCGACCGCCAAGTCGCCAAGAGCGCTAAGACGGACAAAAAGAGCGAAGGCCTGAGTTGACTGAGTCCCTCTCGCAGCATCTCGCCCTGCTACTCTTCCGAAGGTTTGAGAGTTGCTTCAAATTCTTCCGTCTTGGCGAACATGGCGCTCGCGGCGGCTTGTCGGTTCCCGTCTTTCCGTTGCTCGTCTGTCTTCGTGTCCTACGTGGTTCAACGACGTCCACGGTCAGGTCACCACATATAGTTCGAAGCTTTCCAGCAGCATGCCGATCACCAGCCTCCAGCCGTCGACCAGCACGAACAGCATCAGCTTGAACGGCAGCGAGATCAGCACCGGGGGGAGCATCAGCATGCCCATCGAGATGGTCACGCTGGCCACCACAAGGTCGAGCACCACAAACGGGAGGTAGACCTGGAACCCGATCAGGAACGCCGTTTTCAGCTCGCTGAGCATGAACGCCGGGAGCAACGCAGAGAGCGGCACTAGGCGTTCGCCCTCGGTCGGCTGGTAATAGGCGTACTCGGCGTCGCTGGCGGCCTCCTCCGGGAGGTAGGCGAGGAACATGTGCACGTCGTCGTCGTTACCGGTGCGCTGGATCTGGTCCGCCATGAAGCGCCGCAGCGGCTCCGTGGTTTGCGCAAACGCTTCTTCCAGCCCGATGTGCCCGTCGGAGTAGGGCTTGATCCCCTGCTCGTACGCCTGCTTCCACACCGGCGCCATCACCAGCAGCGTTACGAATAGCGCGATGGAGGTGATCACCTGGCTCGGCGGCAACTGCTGGGCGCCCAGCGCCTGACGCAGCAGCCCCAGCACCACGATCACCCGCACAAAGCTGGTGGTCATCAGCAGGATGGCCGGCGCCAGGCTGAGCGCCGAGAGCAGCAGCATCACCTGCATCGTTGAGCCGAGCTGCTCCGGCTTGAGCAGGTCTTGCGGCGACGAGAGCAGGTTTGCCGGGTCGATGATCGTGGTGGTGACGTTCGACGCGTCGCTGGGGCTCTGCTCCTCGACGACTGCCTCGAGCTGCGGCGACTGCGCGCCGGCGTGCGCCAGCGGCAGCGCCGTCAGGGCGATAAGCCAAACGATGACAGATATCTGGCTAACCATATGCGCGACCCCCAGGCGTGTTGGCGTAGGCGTCGGCAAGCCTGCGGCGGTCGAGCAGCGATGGCTCGTCCCCCGTTAGCCCGCCGTGCGCGGGCTCGCGGGTGAGTTGTTCGAAGATCTCTTGGAACGCGGCGGTGGCGCCGTTGGGGTTGGCTTGCTCGCAGATCCCCAGCATGCGCGCCACTTCGTCCGGGTCGGTGATCTCGGTGATCGGCTTGGCGCCTTCCGGGGTGACGTTCACCAGCACCAGCTTCGAGCCGATCTTCATTAGTTGCGCCGTCTGCTTGCCCGCCAAGCGGACCTGCCCCAGCACCATCACGACATCGCCCGGCAGCGGGCGGGCGCTGCGTGGCGCCGCGCGCCGCAGGCACCACATCGACAGCAGCAGCACGCCCACCACGATTGCGAGTGCGGCCCCCGTTGTCGCCAGCGCGCCTGGCGGGAGGTTCAGCGACTCGAGCCCGATGACCGGGGCGTTGGCGGCGTCCGCTTGTTCGGGGGGCGTCTTCGACCGCAACAGCCGCCGCGCGTGGTCGGCGCCGGCCTCGGCGGGGAAGCTCCGCGGGTTTGGCAGCGGCTTCTCGGTGGCGGGAGGGGCCGACGTTGCGTCGGCAGGGGTTGCGGGGGTCGTCGGCGGCGCGGGGGCGTCGCCCTGTTCTGGGGCGATGGGGCTCTCCATCGCGAGCCGCTCCCAGGCGCTGGTTGGCGGAACGGGGTCCGCACGCGGCGCTTCGGTGGCGGGCGCAGGGCTGTAGGACGTTGGGCTGAGAGGCGCAGGGCCGACGGGTTCAGGCGTCTGCCTCTCCGGCGCAGCGAGCGAGAACTCTGGCAGCAGGGGCGCCGGGCCGGGCGTCGCTTGCGGGGTGACAAGGGGAGCGGCCTCGATCGGCTCGGCGGGGGCGTCCATGCTGGCGAACCGCACGGCGGAACCAGCCGGCAGGCCGGCCGGGCCGCTGGCCTGGCTAGGCGCAGTCTGCCCAGCGGCTGCGGACAGCAGGAACGACCAGGTGAAGATAGCGAGGGTCGCCTGAGCGCCCATGGCGGCCTCCGTGCCGCTGGCGGGATCGAGTCGGAGCGGAGCTTATAGGGCGTCCCGGCGCCTACCGCCAGGGCAACCAAGCCGGGCGCCGCCAGCAAGCACGCCGGGAGCCAATAACCCACGGGCAACGCCCCGTCAGGGCGGCTGAGTGCATGCGCCTTCTGAGCCACCCCGACGGGGCGGCGCCCGTCGGCTATTGGCGCGGGTGCGCACTTGGAGGGGGCGGCGCTAGGCGACCGCTGATTCGCCGACGATCAGCTCGGTGACTCGGACGCAGAAGTTGTCGTTCAGCACCAGCACCTCGCCGCGGGCGACCAGGCGTCCGTTGACGATCACGTCGACCGGGTCGCCGGCGAGCTTGTCTAGCGTGACCACCGAGCCCCGCTTGAGCCTCAGCACGTCTTCGAGGTTCATGTCCGTGCGGCCCAGCTCGATCTTCAGGTCGAGCTCGACGTCGCGCACCAGCTCGAGCGTGGCGGCGTCCATGTTGGCGGGGGTGCCGCCGAACTCCTGCAGGTCGAACGGGCGGACGCCCGAAGGCAGTTCCCCGGAAGGTTCGTCAAGTGACGCGATCGCCGCCTCGGCCTTCTGCAGCAGGAGGTCGAGGTCGGAAGACTGGGCGTCCGCGGCTCCTGCCGCCGCCGCGGCGCTGATGAGCGCTTCTACCTCGGTCTGCGCCGCGGCGGATCGATCGCCCTGCGGCGGGTGATCCGTGGCGACCGATTCGGGTTGGTCTGATTCGCCTGCCATGGCGCGGGGCCTTCCTTCCGACACGAGTTTGCTAGCGTTCGACAAAGTTGAACTTGGTCACAAGCACTTCTCGCACCAGGGTGCGGCCGAGCGCGCGGTTGACTTTGTCGGAAATCCGTCGCTTGATCAACCCCAACCCGGGATCGCTGAGGTCGGCGGTGTTCGAACTGAGCAGCGTCAGGATGATCTGCTCCTTGACCCTGCTAGCATTCGACTCGAGCCGCTGCTTCATCAAGGCCTCGTCGTCGGCCAGCACCACGGCGTACAGCTCGAGGTCGATGTTCAGGGTGGTGTCGTTCTCGGGGTTGTAGCGCGTCACCGGGATCTTGCCCAGCTCTACTTCCCGCAGGTCCTCGCCCGAGACGCCGTCGGCCAGCTCGCTTGTGTTGTCAGCTTCCTTCCCGGCGCGCGCGGCGGCCAGCTCGCGGGCCACGGCGTCGGTTTGTTGGGCGGTCGGCATCAGCACCGCGGCGGCCACCAGCTCGACCACGACCAGGGCAGAAACGATGCCGATCGGGATCAACAGCTTGACGAACCCGCCCCGGGGTTGGACGCGCTTCTGGACGTGCATGGCCTTGCTCATTGCTATCACTTAACGGAGGAATCGACGACCGGTTCGTCCCACATCAGCACCTCGATGCGGGCGTTGCGCGCGCGGGACTGGGCGTCGAGCCCCGCGTCGATCGGTTCGTTGGCGCCGGAGGAGCTCAGCCGGATGCGGTCCGGCTCGATCCCGGCCTCGACCAGCGCCTGCATCGCGGCCCGGCAGCGCTGGAAGGCCAGGTCGTAGTGGTCTCCCCCCGCCACGGGGCGACGCGAGGTGTGCCCACGGATCTCGATCATTTGCGGTTTGCCCGCCAGCTTCTGGGCGATCTGCTTGAGCTGGTCTTTCCCCTCGGGGCTCAGTTCTGCGGACGCCTCGGGGAAGTCCACCACCCCGCCGACCGTGCTGTTGCGTCCCTGGCGGACCGACTGCACGAGGCTGTGCTCGCCGGAGACGGCCTGCACCTTGTTGCCCCCCTGCATGATGTCGAGCCGCTTGGCGCGCGCCAGGCTGGCGAAGCTGGTCATGTTGCTGCTGCGCACCGCGTGGTCGCCCGGGGCGGCGTCCATCGATTGTTCATTGCCGAACTGACGCCGCATCGACTCGAGCATCGCCTGGAACTTCTCGTCCTGCTTCATCTCGCTCATCGACACCAGCATGATGAAGAACGTCAGCAGCAGCGACATCATGTCGCCGAACGTGACGACCCACTCGGGGACGCTCGCGGGTGGGTCTTCTTCGATCGCCATGGATGGACGCTTGAGCGGTGGTTGTTGCTACCGGACGTTTTCTGAAATGACCACTAGGCCGCTTGTTCTTCGCTGCCCCGCTGTTTTGGCGGGACGAAGGTCGTCAGTTTCTGGCGGATGACTTTGGGGTTCTCTCCCTGCTGGATCGCCATGATCCCGCGGATCACGATCTCCATGACCAGCAGCTCTTGCTTGTTGGTGTAGCCCAGCTTGTCCGCGAACGGCAGGCAGATCACGTTGGCCATGATGGCCCCGTACAGCGTGGTCAAGAGCGCGACCGCCATGCCGGCGCCGATCTTGGACGGGTCGCTCATGTCACCCAGCATGATGATCAGCCCCATCAGGGTGCCGATCATGCCGAAGGCCGGCGCGTAGCGGCCGAGTGTGTCGAACAAAGCCTTGCCGTCGCGGTGCCGGGTGGCGACGCCATCGACTTCGGTCCGGAGCACGTCTTCGATCACCTCGGGCCTGGCGCCGTCTACGGCCATCTGCACGCCCAGGGCGACGAACTCGTTCTCGATCTCGCTCATCCGCCCCTCGAGCGCCAGCAGCCCGTCGCGGCGTGCGGTCTCCGCGAGGCTGACGATCTGGTCGATGATCTCCGGGATCGACGCCGACTTGTAGAACAGCACCTTGAGCCCGACGCTGAAGACGCTCAAGAAGTTCTTCAGCGGGAACGCGACAAGCGTTGCGGCGATGCCGCCCCCCACGACCACCATCACCGATGGCGGATCGACGAACGCCCCCATCTTCCCGCCGCCGATCACGATCGACGCGAGGATCAGGGCGATCGCAGTGACGACGCCAGCGGCGGTCGCGATGTCCATGTCGGCCAAGAAAAAGGGTTAGTACGGACGGATCAGTTCTGCGTGGAACGGGCGGGCGCCGCGGGCAGCAGCAGCTTGTGCTGCTGGTACTCCACGGCCCGTCGGACCACTTCGTCGGGCGTCTGCTGCACGACCAGCCGATCGCCCGTGGTTAGCGTTACAAACGTGTCGGGACGCGATTCGACGTACTTGATCAGCTCTGCATTCAGAACGAACGGTTCGCCGTCGAGCCGGGTCAGTCGGATCATCGTCGTTACTCCTACAACCGGCCTGCGGGCCGCGCTTGGCGCGCTTCCCGCGGGCGCGGATCGTTCAACCGTAGCTCACGCCGCTGGGGCGTGGGCCGCCCGTCTCGGGGTTTGCTTCCGCCGACTTTCTACCTTCTGAGGGCCAGCAGCTCGTCCAACAGCTCCTGCGCCGCCGAGATCACCCGGGCGCCGCCGCGGTACTGGGTGCTCGCCAGGATCAGGTCGATCAGGTTCTGCCCAATATCCGTGTTGGAGAGTTCAACGGCGCCTGCGGTTAACGTTCCGACCCCCTGCGACCCCGGGTCGCTCAACACGGCAAGGCCCGAGTTGACGCCGGCGCCCCACAGGTTGTCTCCCTGCTGCGACAGGCCAGAGTTGTTTGCGAACCGCGCCAACTGCATCTGGCCCAGCGTCCGCTCGTTGCCGTTGGAGAAGATGCCGCGGATGGCGCCGCTGTCTGTAATGACAAAGCTGCTGAGCACCCCCGGGGGCGACCCGTCTTGCTGCACCGCGGCGAGGGAGCTGCCGTCGCCGATCGCGAGCCCCGAGAGCTGCGAGAAGTCTAGCTCGAAGCTCAGGGGCGATGTCGATGCGGTGATGCGGCGTTCGATCGCGACCGAGGCGTTGCTGACAGAGATAATGTCGCCGTCTCCGTTGAACGTAATGGTCCCTGACCCCACCGTCGTGTCGACGTTGGACCCAGTAGCGTCGGGTTCGTTGTCGGGGGAGTTTGCTAGCCAGCGGTAGGTGAAGCTGTTGCCGTCGGTGTCTTCGAGGTAGGTAGAGACGCTTACGCTGACCGGGAGCCCCAACGTGTCGTAGACCACGAACTCCGCGGTGGCGCCGGCGCCCGTCTTGTTTGGCAGAGACGCCTCCTGCGTTTTGTCGAACCGAAGCGTCACTGACTGCGAAGCGCTGGCCCCGTTGGGGGTGATACGGAACGCGGACGGGTTGATGAACAGCTCGTTCTGGGCGCCAAAGTTCGAGGTGAACTGCAGCCGGCTGTCCCCCGTCACCGCGGCGCCGGGCGTCCCAGGCAACGGGTTGGTGGGGTCGCTCCCCGCGTTGTGGATTCCGAGCGCTTGATCCATGAAGTTGATCAGCTCTTGGACCGTCGTGGTGTCCGTGTACTCGAAGTCCTTTGCCGGCAGATCGACGCCCCCTTTCTTCCCGCTAAAGGAGATGGTCCCGCCGCCGGGCGGAAATAAGTTCCGGTAGCCGTTGCCGTCGAACGACGTCAGGTGGACCAGCTCAAGTCCGGTGCTGATCGCCGGGCCGTTGATGTCGAGCGTTTCGGAGGCAGCTTCGACTACGGCGTCTGGCGTGCGATCGATGTAGGAGATCGGGCTGCTGCCGCTGGTCGGGATGGTTTCAACCAAACCGTACGAATCGAACCCCTGCTGCGTGTTGCGGTAAATCCGCACGGCGTTGAAGTCGCCAGAAGTAGGCGGAACGATGCCGGCCAGTCGCACGCTTCGGCCGTCGTCCGAGATGCTGATCGGCCCGATCTTCGAGGTCGGCCGGCTCTCTAGCCCGTTGCTGGTGTTGTAGTAAGTGACGTAATAGCTGTAGGCGGCGCGATCGACCGACGTGTCGTCCAAAACTGCCCCCAGCGAGCCGTCGGCGACCGTGTCCGTGAAGGACGTTGCGGCGGCCGCCACCGAGCCAACCAGCTTGAAGTCGCCGGCGCCGGTGGCGTCGGTGCGGTAGATTCGTTTGGTGGTGAAGTGCGACTCACTGGCGGTTGGAGCCGGCAGGGTCGTTAAGTCGATCGCCTCATCCACACCGGCGGCCCCGGTCGTTGTGATGTTGCCGAAGGCGGAGGAGGGAGAGGCTTCGTTACCTTGGGCGTCGACGTAAACGATGCGATAGTTGTAGGTTCCGGCTCCGATGTTGCCGGCGCCCGTGTTCGCGACGACGCCGATCGACGACGCGTTCGGCGGCACCACGGGCGCTACGTCATTGGCGGCTAGGTCGGGCGGGAACTCAATCTCGCCGTTCGACAGGACCGTCGACTGGATGATGCCCGGCTGCACCGCTTGATAGTCCGCGGTGGGGTTCAGGTTGCCCGCCAAAAACACGTTGCGGGTGGCCTCTGCAACTGCCGCGGAGCCGATGGGGATAGTGAGCGGCACCAGCGTGGTGCGTTGAACGTTGTAGTTTTCATCGACGCCGTAACCCAGCAGACGCTGTCCGGTGGTGGTGACGATCTCGTTCTGGGCGTTAATGTTGAGCTGGCCGTTGCGTGTGTACTGCCGACCCTGTGTCCCTTGCACCACCAGGAAGCCGTCTCCTTGGATGGCGACGTCGAGCGGACTGGAGCTGATCTCTACCGTCCCTTGTGAAAACTTGGGGGCGATCTCCGCCACCTTGGCGCCGAGGCCAACCTGCCGGGGGTTGGTGCCTCCGAGGGTGCCGGTGGGGCCGGTGCCGATCGAGATCGTCTGCGAGAACTGTGTCGCGAACACGACGCTCGATTCCTTGAAGCCGACCGTCTGCGAGTTGGCCACGTTGTTGCCCACCACGTCGATCGTGGTCTCGGCGGCCTGGAGCCCGGTGAGCGCGGTGGTAAGTGCGGATTGTAGTCCCATGACGATTCCTCCCCTTGGTGATTGGGTTCTTCATTCGGCGCGCCCCCACGCCGTCGAAGAAGCAAAAGTGAGTTCTGCTGCGTTCGCGGCTACTTCGTGTAAACCTCGGAGAGGTTCGACAGCTTCACGGTATACTGGCGGCTCTGCGTGACCAGCGGCGGCACGACGCCCAGCGCCGTTGAGAGTCCGTCGTTGCTGCTGCGGTCTGTGAACGACGCCTGAGACCCGTCGGGTATCTGGCCCGCGAGGTAGAACTGCCCGGAGCCGTCTCCCTTGGTGCGGTAGATACGCTTGGGCCCGTCGGTCGCCGGCAGGTTCCGCAGATCGACTGCGGTGTCGGTCCCTGACTGGCCGGTGGTGCGGAGCGTGCCGATCTTCTGGCCGATGGGGCCACGGTCGGTGTCCCACACCGCAAGGTACTCGTACTCGCCGGCGCCGACCTCTCCGTCCGCGGTCGAAGGGGCGACGCTTGAGGGGAGTTCGATGTGCAGCTTCGGCTCGCCGTCTTCGATCGACACCCGCAGCACGTCGCCGTTGATCCGCTGATTGTCGTCCGAGAGCGCCTCGACTTGCTTGCCGATCAAGCCGGTGGCGCTGGTGATGTTCTGCCCCAGCAGCACCGAGTCGAGCGTCTCGGTCAGCTTGTCGGTGGCGCCCACCTGGCGGATCTGATTGATCTGCGCCAACAGTTGGTCGTTCTCAAGCGGATTGAGCGGGTCCTGGTTCTGCAGCTCGGCGATCATCAAGTCGAAGAACGCATCGAGATTGAGGTTGCCGATCGCGTTGGCGGCGCCGGCGCCGCTCTTTGATTGCTGGGAAGCAATCCGGTCTTGTAGGGCAGGGATCTGGCTCATCGGGACTCTCCGTATGGGGGCTCTTCTAGGCGACGACGTTCAGTCCGCCAGCGTGGAAACTCGGCAGGGCCGGCGAAACGCCGCTTGCCGCTTGTGCCTCGTGCGGGCCGGAGAGCCCGCCGCGCGTCGGCGGGGGGAGCCGTCGGCCGTCGTTGGATTGTTGGTCTTGCTGCCCCCCGGAGGGCTCTCGTCGGACGTCGACGTCGAACCGCTCCACCCGGATGTCTTGCTGCGCCAGCCGCTCGCGCAGCGCCGGCAGGTTGTCTAGCAGCAGATTGCGGGCCGCGGGGGTCTCTGCTTCGAGCGACGCGGTGAGCGCCCCCTCGTGCACGGCGATCCGTATCTGCAACGCCCCGAGCTCCGGTGGGCTCAGCCGCAATTGGACCGTCCCGCCGTTCTGTTCGGCGGCCTGGAACGCCCGGGAGACGCGTGCTATGAACCGCTCCGGGTTCACCCGCGGGCCGTTGTCGACCGACGGACCGCCTTCGCGGCTCGCTTGGGCGGCGCCCCGTGTTCCGATCCCCGTGTCTTGGGTTACTGGCGTGGCGGGCGAGGTCGGCTTGGCGTCTGCCTGCGCCGGGGCAGGGGGGGCCGCTTCGTCCGCGGCTGCCTCCTCGACGCCGGCAGTCGGCGGGAGGGGGGCGTCGAGCGCCGCCGGCGTTTGTGCCGTGTCCTTGGCCGGCGCCGTGACGACGGCGTCGTCCGACCTACTATCGTCTGCCGGCGCTTGATGCCGCTCGCCCCTCGGCGACGACTTCGACGGCTTTGAGTCTGCTTCGGGAGCGGCCGCGGCCGACCCGGCGGCCGCCGCCTCTGGGTCGCCCGATGGCTGAGTCCCGTTCTGGGAATTGGCGACGACGCTCGGCGCCTCTTCGGCGTTTGTCGTTTCGCCGCTCGCCTTGGCTTGCGCCTGACCTCTTGCGCCCGGCTCGTCCGCGGGAGGTTCGCCGCCCGACTCGCCGGCGCCTTCGCCCGGCGTCTCGGCGCCAGGGGGGGTGGGTTCGGCGGGCGTCTGCGTGCCGGTCGCGTCTTGGATCGCCGCGTTCGTAGCGGCTGCTTCGGGCGCCACGGCCTCGGCGGATAACTGCACGACGTCCGCCGCGGGCTGCGCGGCCGCCAGGGCGGCGGCCTGCTCTGCGGCCGTGTCGGCTTCCGAGGAGCTGTCCGAGTCGTCGCGGGCCTCGACGGGCGTAGACGGCTTGGAGTCGTCGTCGCCGGCCGGCTGTCCCCCCGCCGAATCGGCAGCGCTGCGCGACTGGGCGGGGGACGCCGACGGGCTTTCGGGGGGCGCCTTCGGCTGTGGCTGGGGACGATCGTCGGCGGCTCGGCCCGTCTCGCGCGGCTCGGGCCGCCGCCCCAGGGAAGCCTCACGCAGCTCGTCGGTGAAGCTGGATGAGGGACTCGACTCGCCCCGCGACGTGCGCCCGGCCTTCAGCGCATCGAGGGCGCCGAGGTCGCGGATGGGTGTTGGTGAGGCGTTCATCGACTTCTCGCCGGTGGGCAGGGTCACGGGTTAACCGATTCGAGCGAGTTGATCTCGCCGAGCGCTTGTCGCAGGACGTCGGCCGCCGGGCCGCCGTCGAGCAGCAGCTTGTGGATGGCGTGCAGGTTCTCTAGGTCTTCCTCGCTCTGGAAGGTTTGCAACACCTTCTTCAGCTTCGAGGGGCTCATCGAGTCGAGCAGCAAGATCACGTCGGTCATGCCGTCTGGTTCGTTGAGCACACGCAGCAGCAGGTCCTTGGCGACGTCGGGGGTCACCGATTCCAGGTGCCGAACGACGTCGTCCACCGCTTGTTTGGTAGAGACCTCACCCTGCTTTTCCAGCTCGACACGCACACGCTGCGCCGTCTGCTCGAAGCGGCGGGTCGCCTCGGTGAGCTTCTGGAGGCGGTGGTCGAACTCCTGCCGGCCGCGACGCAGCGCCTCTTGTTTTACCTCGTAGTCCCGGGCCAGCAGCTCCCTGCCCCGAGCCATCTCCGCAAGAGACGCCTCGCCGGCAGGGACCTCCGGCTTCTCGTTCCGCTCGTCCTCGATCTTCTGCAGGTCGACGTCGTGAACAATCGCAACGATGCGGAAGGCCTTTTCGTCGTCGATCCGTCCGCTCTGCCACAGGTAGCCGAACCCGGCCGCCGCCGCGATGACGGTGGCGGTGCAGAGGTAGCCGATGATGGCGAGCAGCAAACGCATGGTTTAGGTAGCCTCCCTCATCATCCGGCGCGCCGCAGCGACGCCGGCGGCCTCGTCCATCGCCCGCGCTTCTGCACGCCGCGCCGCCCGGCGGTGCTCTTCCCGGCGCCGCTCGTCTAGCAGTTCCAGGGCCCGCACGTCGCGATCGGCCACGACCGCCGCCTGGCGACGGACCTCGACCTCGTCATTCAGCAGCTCCGCCTTGCGGTCGAGGTCGTCTACCTGCGCCTTGAGCAGCAGTTCGTAGCGGCTCACCTCCAGCGCGCGGTTCACGTTGAACACGCCGTCGTCGAACAACGATCGAGCCGACGCCCGCACCTGGGCGGCCTCGCTGTCGAGCTTGGCGCGTTGGCTATCGATCACGTCTACCGCCCGCTGCGCTTCGGCGACCCGCGCGCGCATCTCGTCCCGCCGCTGCTTGCGGAGGTCGAGGAGCGTTTCCAGGCGGAAGCGGTAGGGTTTCATGACGGGGGCCAGCGGCGCTGGCGTTGACGACTACCGGGTTACCGGTTGATCAGGTTGCCGGCGGGGGGGGCGGGGGACGGCTTGGTCTGGCATAGCTGCGCAAGCTTGCAGAGCAGCCGGCTGGTGTCCTCCAGGGCCGTTGGTTCGTCCATCGGTTGACGCAGCAGCGCCTCGATCTCCGCGCGTCGGTCCAACGCTGCGTCGACCCACGGGTTCGAGCCCTTGCGGTAGGCGCCGATCGCGATCAGGTCCTCGTTCTCTTGCTGCGCAGCCAGCACCTGCCGCATGACGCGGGCCGCCTCCTGCTGCTCGGGCCCGGTCACTTGCTGCATCAACCGGCTGATGCTCGACAGCAGGTCGATGGCCGGGAAGTGGCCTCGCCCGGCCAGCTTGCGCGACAGCCACACGTGGCCGTCCAGCAGGCCGCGCACGGCGTCGGCGATGGGCTCGTCCGGGTCGTCTCCCTCTACCAGCACCGAGTAGTAGGCGGTGATGCTCCCATGGCACGTGCGCCCGGCGCGTTCGACCAATTTTGGCAGCAACGCGAAGGTGCTGGGCGGGTAGCCGCGCGTCGCCGGCGGCTCGCCGGCGGCGAGGCCGATCTCGCGGCTCGCCATCGCCAGGCGCGTGATGGAGTCGACCAGCAGCAGCACGTTCTTCCCTTGGTCGCGGAAGTGCTCGGCGATCGCCGTTGCCGTGAACGCCGCACGCTGCCGCACCAGCGCCGGCTCGTTGCTTGTTGCGACCACCAGCACGGACCGCGCAAGCCCCTCGGGCCCCAGGTCGCGCTCGATGAACTCGTTGACCTCGCGGCCGCGCTCGCCGACCAGGCCGATGACGGTAACGTCCGCCTCGGTGTAGCGCGCCATCATCCCCAGCAGCATGCTCTTGCCGACGCCGGAGCCGGCGAACACGCCTAGCCGCTGGCCGCGGCCGCAGGTCAGCATGCCGTCGATCGCCCGGACGCCGGTGGAGAGCGCCGCGTCGATGCGTGGCCGTTCAACGGCCGAGGGGGGCTCGCGGTCGATCGGCACGCGTCCGCTGAGCACCGGCTGGGGCATCCCGTCGATCGCATGGCCGTGGGCGTCGACAACCCGGCCCAGCAGGCCATCGCCCACGCGGAGGGTGGTGCGCGTCCGCACCAGCCGCACCCGAGCGCCGGGCCGCAGCCCCGCGGCGTTCTGGAACGGCAGCACGATGGTCCGCCCGGATCGGAACCCGACCACCTCGGCCCGCAGCGGGGTTTCTGCCTGACGGTGGATCTCCACCACCGCGCCGATCGGCG from Pirellulimonas nuda includes:
- a CDS encoding motility protein A — encoded protein: MDIATAAGVVTAIALILASIVIGGGKMGAFVDPPSVMVVVGGGIAATLVAFPLKNFLSVFSVGLKVLFYKSASIPEIIDQIVSLAETARRDGLLALEGRMSEIENEFVALGVQMAVDGARPEVIEDVLRTEVDGVATRHRDGKALFDTLGRYAPAFGMIGTLMGLIIMLGDMSDPSKIGAGMAVALLTTLYGAIMANVICLPFADKLGYTNKQELLVMEIVIRGIMAIQQGENPKVIRQKLTTFVPPKQRGSEEQAA
- a CDS encoding flagellar FlbD family protein, which produces MIRLTRLDGEPFVLNAELIKYVESRPDTFVTLTTGDRLVVQQTPDEVVRRAVEYQQHKLLLPAAPARSTQN
- a CDS encoding flagellar hook-length control protein FliK, with amino-acid sequence MTLPTGEKSMNASPTPIRDLGALDALKAGRTSRGESSPSSSFTDELREASLGRRPEPRETGRAADDRPQPQPKAPPESPSASPAQSRSAADSAGGQPAGDDDSKPSTPVEARDDSDSSSEADTAAEQAAALAAAQPAADVVQLSAEAVAPEAAATNAAIQDATGTQTPAEPTPPGAETPGEGAGESGGEPPADEPGARGQAQAKASGETTNAEEAPSVVANSQNGTQPSGDPEAAAAGSAAAAPEADSKPSKSSPRGERHQAPADDSRSDDAVVTAPAKDTAQTPAALDAPLPPTAGVEEAAADEAAPPAPAQADAKPTSPATPVTQDTGIGTRGAAQASREGGPSVDNGPRVNPERFIARVSRAFQAAEQNGGTVQLRLSPPELGALQIRIAVHEGALTASLEAETPAARNLLLDNLPALRERLAQQDIRVERFDVDVRREPSGGQQDQQSNDGRRLPPPTRGGLSGPHEAQAASGVSPALPSFHAGGLNVVA
- a CDS encoding flagellar hook assembly protein FlgD, translated to MSQIPALQDRIASQQSKSGAGAANAIGNLNLDAFFDLMIAELQNQDPLNPLENDQLLAQINQIRQVGATDKLTETLDSVLLGQNITSATGLIGKQVEALSDDNQRINGDVLRVSIEDGEPKLHIELPSSVAPSTADGEVGAGEYEYLAVWDTDRGPIGQKIGTLRTTGQSGTDTAVDLRNLPATDGPKRIYRTKGDGSGQFYLAGQIPDGSQASFTDRSSNDGLSTALGVVPPLVTQSRQYTVKLSNLSEVYTK
- a CDS encoding flagellar hook-basal body complex protein — protein: MGLQSALTTALTGLQAAETTIDVVGNNVANSQTVGFKESSVVFATQFSQTISIGTGPTGTLGGTNPRQVGLGAKVAEIAPKFSQGTVEISSSPLDVAIQGDGFLVVQGTQGRQYTRNGQLNINAQNEIVTTTGQRLLGYGVDENYNVQRTTLVPLTIPIGSAAVAEATRNVFLAGNLNPTADYQAVQPGIIQSTVLSNGEIEFPPDLAANDVAPVVPPNASSIGVVANTGAGNIGAGTYNYRIVYVDAQGNEASPSSAFGNITTTGAAGVDEAIDLTTLPAPTASESHFTTKRIYRTDATGAGDFKLVGSVAAAATSFTDTVADGSLGAVLDDTSVDRAAYSYYVTYYNTSNGLESRPTSKIGPISISDDGRSVRLAGIVPPTSGDFNAVRIYRNTQQGFDSYGLVETIPTSGSSPISYIDRTPDAVVEAASETLDINGPAISTGLELVHLTSFDGNGYRNLFPPGGGTISFSGKKGGVDLPAKDFEYTDTTTVQELINFMDQALGIHNAGSDPTNPLPGTPGAAVTGDSRLQFTSNFGAQNELFINPSAFRITPNGASASQSVTLRFDKTQEASLPNKTGAGATAEFVVYDTLGLPVSVSVSTYLEDTDGNSFTYRWLANSPDNEPDATGSNVDTTVGSGTITFNGDGDIISVSNASVAIERRITASTSPLSFELDFSQLSGLAIGDGSSLAAVQQDGSPPGVLSSFVITDSGAIRGIFSNGNERTLGQMQLARFANNSGLSQQGDNLWGAGVNSGLAVLSDPGSQGVGTLTAGAVELSNTDIGQNLIDLILASTQYRGGARVISAAQELLDELLALRR